A DNA window from Arachis hypogaea cultivar Tifrunner chromosome 18, arahy.Tifrunner.gnm2.J5K5, whole genome shotgun sequence contains the following coding sequences:
- the LOC112768990 gene encoding mitochondrial arginine transporter BAC2-like, protein MDFWPEFLASSSGKEFVAGGIGGIAGIISGYPLDTLRILQQQNSRAGSAITILRNVVAKEGLTSLYRGMAAPLASVTFQNAMVFQSYAVLSRAFCSPVSFNDPPSLKAVALGGVGTGALQSILLSPIELVKIRLQVRDTSQLSEAEKGPIKVAKNILKTEGFRGIYRGLSITVLRDAPAHGLYFWTYEYARELLHPGCRKSSEESLNTMLVAGGLAGVSSWIFSYPLDVIKTRIQAQTLHSSKYNGILDCLQKSIKEEGYVVLWRGLGTAVARAFIVNGAVFSAYEITLRCFFNSN, encoded by the exons ATGGATTTCTGGCCAGAATTTCTTGCTAGCAGTTCTGGGAAAGAGTTTGTGGCAGGAGGCATTGGTGGCATTGCCGgtataatctccggttacccctTGGACACCCTCCGAATCTTGCAGCAGCAGAATTCAAGAGCCGGCTCCGCTATCACCATCCTTCGAAACGTGGTAGCCAAGGAAGGACTAACTTCTCTTTACCGCGGCATGGCTGCACCTTTGGCTTCTGTTACTTTTCAG AACGCTATGGTTTTCCAAAGTTATGCAGTGTTGTCAAGAGCATTTTGCTCACCAGTTTCCTTTAATGACCCTCCTTCTCTTAAGGCTGTTGCTTTAGGAGGAGTTGGTACCGGTGCTCTCCAAAGCATACTGCTTTCCCCTATTGAGTTGGTGAAAATTCGCCTTCAGGTGCGCGACACAAGCCAATTATCTGAAGCCGAAAAGGGTCCCATAAAGGTTGCTAAGAACATATTGAAAACCGAAGGTTTCCGCGGAATTTACAGAGGACTCAGCATTACTGTGTTGAGAGATGCACCTGCACATGGTTTATACTTCTGGACATACGAATATGCAAGGGAACTACTTCACCCTGGCTGCAGAAAAAGTTCTGAGGAAAGCTTGAATACTATGCTGGTAGCAGGGGGATTAGCTGGGGTATCTAGCTGGATCTTCAGCTACCCTTTAGATGTTATAAAGACAAGAATCCAGGCTCAAACACTTCATTCTTCTAAATACAATGGTATCCTAGATTGTCTCCAAAAGAGCATAAAAGAGGAAGGCTATGTTGTGTTGTGGCGAGGTTTAGGAACAGCTGTTGCTAGAGCTTTCATAGTGAATGGTGCTGTGTTTTCAGCTTATGAGATTACTCTCAGGTGCTTCTTTAATAGTAACTGA
- the LOC112768991 gene encoding uncharacterized protein, which yields MDESEEYPKDYYSNAQTVRVPSSSSSSATTSVHVTALDGLVNVNSLFTIAVFVGLSLTTPGQRSLENRSSCDAGVDIAKKLLVFEVVSFSFFLFSSLVAQGLKLALNLLNSKEVDDAFRAHINLKVLRFGMLGSAIGSVMGCLFLVLSMVNVIEIRLGMLSCGSKSASHAVAVMVVLVSSALLVYISTAIYAFTH from the exons ATGGACGA ATCAGAGGAATATCCAAAGGATTACTACTCGAACGCGCAGACGGTGAGAGTGCCGTCTTCTTCCAGCTCATCGGCGACGACGAGCGTGCACGTGACGGCACTGGACGGTCTCGTTAACGTCAACTCGCTCTTCACCATCGCCGTGTTCGTCGGCCTCTCCCTCACCACGCCGGGACAGCGCAGCCTCGAAAATCGTTCCTCGTGCGACGCCGGCGTTGACATCGCCAAGAAGCTTCTCGTCTTCGAGGTTGTTTCCTTCAGCTTCTTCCTGTTCTCGTCTCTGGTGGCGCAAGGACTCAAGCTCGCCCTCAACCTCCTCAACAGCAAGGAGGTTGATGATGCTTTCCGTGCACACATCAACCTCAAGGTGCTCCGTTTCGGTATGCTTGGCTCCGCCATCGGCTCCGTCATGGGATGCCTCTTCTTGGTTCTTTCAATGGTGAATGTCATCGAGATCCGCCTCGGGATGCTCTCTTGTGGCAGCAAGTCCGCCTCCCATGCCGTTGCCGTCATGGTTGTTTTGGTCTCCTCTGCTCTTTTGGTTTATATCTCCACTGCGATCTATGCTTTTACTCATTGA
- the LOC112768989 gene encoding kinesin-like protein KIN-13B: MNGGGRQRSGTAGVHHQRQYSDNFLDGSSNSRWLQSAGLQHLQSNNIPPLQDYNFYGGGAQGGGRMYRNAQRSFNGGNEFYMEPSTPPGNYRASTQKKSDEDSPGDFSPGLLDLHSFDTELIPEIPATNAFDGNSLYKPSRYRSSDDSEPYMMGKQTNRGRAPENVLKSFPVDKEKSSSVAKIKVVVRKRPLNKKELAKNEEDIIETYSNSLTVHETKLKVDLTQYVEKHEFVFDAVLNEEVTNDEVYRETVEPIVPIIFERTKATCFAYGQTGSGKTYTMKPLPLKASRDILRLMYHTYRNQGYQLFVSFFEIYGGKLFDLLNDRKKLCMREDGKQKVCIVGLQEYRVADVEQIKELIEKGNATRSTGTTGANEESSRSHAILQLAIKKLIDGNESKPPRPIGKLSFIDLAGSERGADTTDNDKQTRIEGAEINKSLLALKECIRALDNDQGHIPFRGSKLTEVLRDSFVGNSRTVMISCISPSSGSCEHTLNTLRYADRVKSLSKGNNSKKDVLSSTINLKESTTVPLSSVTASAYEDRTTEVWQDENDGDDFSPPEDYYEEVKPSLKNNAKVESYATTEDKLKKPSGQVKWKDLPRSEPKTMHSEDDLTELLQEEEDLVNAHRTQVEETMNIVREEMNLLVEADQPGNQLDDYITKLNAILSQKAAGIMQLQTRLAHFQKRLKEHNVLVSSAGY; the protein is encoded by the exons ATGAACGGAGGAGGTAGGCAGAGATCTGGTACGGCGGGGGTGCACCATCAGCGTCAGTACTCCGACAACTTTCTCGATGGATCTTCCAACAGCAGGTGGCTTCAATCCGCTGGCCTTCAGCACCTTCAATCCAATAACATTCCTCCGCTACAG GACTATAACTTCTATGGCGGAGGAGCTCAAGGAGGTGGGAGAATGTACAGGAATGCGCAGAGGAGCTTCAATGGAGGAAATGAGTTCTACATGGAGCCTTCAACCCCTCCGGGTAATTACCGTGCTTCCACGCAGAAGAAGAGTGACGAGGATTCGCCCGGCGATTTCAGCCCCGGCCTGTTGGATCTGCATTCTTTTGACACTGAGCTTATTCCTGAG ATTCCAGCAACAAATGCATTTGATGGCAACTCCTTGTATAAACCTTCCCGTTATAGAAGCTCTGATGATTCTGAACCTTATATGATGGGCAAACAGACTAACAGAGGTCGTGCTCCTGAAAACGTCTTGAAAAGTTTTCCTGTTgacaaagaaaaatcaagttcTGTAGCAAAGATCAAAGTTGTG GTTCGAAAGAGACCGTTAAATAAGAAGGAATTAGCAAAGAATGAGGAAGACATTATAGAGACATATTCCAATTCATTAACGGTGCATGAGACTAAACTGAAG GTTGACCTAACTCAGTATGTGGAGAAGCATGAATTTGTGTTTGATGCTGTCTTAAACGAGGAGGTTACAAATGATGAG GTGTATCGTGAAACAGTGGAGCCCATTGTTCCAATAATCTTTGAACGTACTAAAGCAACTTGCTTTGCATACGGCCAAACGG GAAGTGGAAAAACTTACACTATGAAGCCACTGCCACTTAAAGCATCCAGGGACATCTTGAGATTAATGTATCATACTTACAGAAATCAAGGTTATCAACTGTTTGTGAGTTTCTTTGAAATCTATGGTGGGAAGCTTTTTGATCTCCTTAATGACCGAAA AAAACTTTGCATGAGGGAGGATGGTAAGCAGAAAGTTTGCATTGTGGGTTTGCAAGAGTACCGAGTAGCAGATGTAGAACAAATCAAAGAACTGATTGAAAAAGGAAACGCCACAAGAAGTACGGGCACCACAGGTGCAAACGAGGAATCTTCACGGTCACATGCAATACTTCAGCTTGCTATCAAGAAGTTGATTGATGGCAATGAATCCAAACCTCCCCGCCCCATTGGCAAGCTCTCGTTCATTGATCTTGCCGGAAGTGAACGTGGAGCAGATACCACAGACAATGACAAACAAACAAG AATAGAAGGTGCCGAGATCAATAAAAGCTTACTCGCCTTAAAGGAATGCATAAGAGCTCTTGATAATGATCAGGGGCACATCCCTTTCAGAGGCAGTAAACTGACTGAAGTCTTGAGGGATTCATTTGTTGGCAATTCGCGCACTGTTATGATATCTTGCATATCACCAAGCTCTGGTTCATGTGAACATACTTTAAATACATTAAGATATGCTGACAG GGTGAAGAGCCTGTCAAAAGGGAATAATTCCAAGAAAGATGTTTTATCTTCTACTATCAACCTCAAAGAATCAACCACGGTTCCATTGTCTTCTGTTACTGCATCAGCCTATGAGGATCGCACAACTGAGGTATGGCAGGATGAAAATGATGGAGATGATTTCAGTCCTCCTGAAGATTACTACGAGGAGGTGAAACCATCACTGAAGAATAATGCAAAGGTGGAATCATATGCTACAACTGAAGACAAATTAAAGAAACCTAGTGGTCAGGTCAAATGGAAGGATCTTCCAAGATCTGAACCTAAAACGATGCACTCAGAGGATGATTTAACTGAACTCTTACAG GAAGAAGAGGACCTTGTAAATGCTCACCGGACACAAGTAGAGGAGACCATGAATATTGTTAGAGAG GAGATGAACCTCTTGGTTGAAGCAGATCAACCAGGGAATCAGCTGGATGATTATATAACAAAACTAAATGCCATTCTTTCTCAGAAGGCTGCTGGCATCATGCAGTTACAGACCCGATTAGCACATTTTCAGAAACGTTTAAAGGAGCATAATGTTTTGGTTTCATCTGCTGGTTACTAA
- the LOC112773282 gene encoding uncharacterized protein has translation MGCCGQTKRKMLPRETIHKARVLLQKTLRSFKSLVSGGYQKLPRSLSLNPFLRRSGNARTYYSSDQFYNEFYDILQSDLNRIRIRNDDMIMIRSREPPPASASASASVVEDAAKVEEGTSKKQSPLKKNKGETTTTTTTTATLPLKNKKVNSNNNNDALAKKMKELEMMDSGDVEHVLDIEEALHYYSRLTSPVYLDIVDKFFIDMQNEFNVPLPQLPHSSSVRIKRSKSKGRFGSLSGCR, from the exons ATGGGATGCTGTGGACAAACAAAAAG AAAAATGCTGCCAAGAGAAACCATTCACAAGGCCAGGGTTCTGCTTCAAAAAACACTCCGAAGCTTCAAGTCTTTAGTCTCTGGAGGGTATCAAAAACTTCCCAGATCACTTTCCTTGAATCCCTTCCTCCGTCGCAGTGGCAATGCAAGAACTTATTACTCCAGCGACCAGTTCTACAATGAGTTCTATGATATTCTGCAGTCTGATCTCAACAGAATACGGATCAGGAACGATGACATGATCATGATCCGTTCAAGAGAACCACCACCCGCGTCAGCATCAGCATCAGCATCAGTAGTAGAAGATGCTGCAAAAGTTGAAGAAGGAACAAGCAAGAAGCAAAGTCCATTGAAGAAGAACAAAGGAgagactactactactactactactactgctaCTCTACCATTGAAGAATAAGAAGGTGAATAGTAATAACAATAATGATGCTTTGGCAAAGAAGATGAAGGAATTGGAGATGATGGATTCGGGTGATGTTGAACACGTGCTGGACATAGAAGAAGCTCTGCATTACTATTCTCGACTCACGAGTCCTGTTTATTTGGACATTGTTGACAAGTTCTTCATAGACATGCAAAATGAGTTTAATGTTCCACTTCCACAACTTCCACACTCATCTTCTGTCAGAATCAAACGCTCAAAATCCAAGGGAAGATTTGGCTCCCTATCTGGCTGTAGATAG
- the LOC112771697 gene encoding large ribosomal subunit protein eL37x has product MGKGTGSFGKRRNKTHTLCVRCGRRSFHLQKSRCSACAFPAARKRKYNWSVKAIRRKTTGTGRMRYLRHVPRRFKSGFREGTEAAPRKKGAAASA; this is encoded by the exons Atg GGTAAGGGAACAGGGAGCTTTGGTAAGAGGAGGAACAAGACTCACACCCTCTGTGTGAGGTGCGGCCGCCGCAGCTTTCACCTCCAGAAGAGTCGCTGCTCCGCCTGCGCTTTCCCCGCTGCACGCAAGAGGAAAT ATAATTGGAGCGTGAAGGCCATCCGCAGAAAGACCACCGGCACCGGCAGGATGAGGTACCTCCGCCACGTGCCTCGCCGATTCAAGAGCGGCTTCAGAGAAG GTACTGAAGCTGCACCAAGGAAGAAGGGAGCAGCTGCATCTGCATAA
- the LOC112771696 gene encoding ras-related protein Rab7-like has product MASRRRMLLKVIILGDSGVGKTSLMNQYVNRKFSNQYKATIGADFLTKEIQFQDRMFTLQIWDTAGQERFQSLGVAFYRGADCCVLVYDVNVVKSFDNLSHWREEFLIQASPSDPENFPFVLLGNKIDVDGGNSRVVSEKKAKAWCASKGSIPYFETSAKEGFNVEAAFQCIAKNALKNEPEEEVYMPDTIEVGGGGRQHRSTGCEC; this is encoded by the exons ATGGCTTCTCGCCGCCGCATGTTACTTAAGGTCATTATCCTCGGAGACAGCGG GGTTGGCAAAACATCTCTCATGAATCAGTATGTGAATCGTAAGTTTAGTAATCAGTACAAGGCTACCATTGGTGCTGATTTTCTCACCAAGGAAATTCAATTCCAAGATAGGATGTTCACTTTGCAG ATCTGGGATACTGCTGGTCAAGAAAGGTTTCAGAGTCTTGGTGTGGCTTTCTACCGTGGCGCAGATTGTTGTGTCCTTGTTTATGATGTAAATGTTGTCAAATCTTTTGACAATCTTAGCCATTGGCGAGAAGAATTCCTTATTCAG GCTAGTCCATCTGACCCCGAAAACTTCCCATTTGTGCTATTGGGAAACAAAATTGATGTTGATGGTGGGAATAGCCGAGTT GTTTCTGAGAAGAAAGCTAAGGCATGGTGTGCTTCCAAAGGAAGCATACCATACTTTGAGACCTCTGCAAAAGAGGGATTCAATGTTGAAGCTGCTTTCCAGTGTATAGCAAAAAATGCACTCAAGAATGAACCTGAAGAAGAAGT ATACATGCCTGACACAATTGAAGTGGGTGGTGGTGGACGGCAGCACAGGTCCACAGGCTGTGAATGTTGA